The DNA sequence TCCCTTGGACTGAGGTGCAGGAATGTCTCTTTCCTGGGATTTATCTGTGATTATTTTAAATCAGATCTGATAACACAATGGGATTTATTAATCATTTTATCATTCTACACTGGACCAGTGCATCTCTGGACATTGAGTAAAAAGCTGCAATCACACAGAGGGTCCATGCTCCTCGTATAGATTCACTGTCTGTATTATATAATAGTTATCCAACACTGTAGTTATTATTCCTCTGTCTTGCATAGAAAGTGAATACTTATATGatcaattgtttattttttgcataTTATTCATTTAGGTCTACAGTAAATATTGTTTTCAAATTGACATTTAAGTATATTTCTTGTTAATGGGTCTAAAAACTCCTAATCATATCCACTATGGTTCAATGTTAAAAAGAAACAACTTCTTGTAGGCACAGAATGtcacatgtaatgtaaataatacaaaattTTAACCGAATCAGACAAATCTGCCGCGCCAgtgttttattcatatttccttttgcagatagtgatatgctgTGATGCACTGATGCCAGGCAAGCTTGCTagttgcttttagtctgagtctgtgagataaccaaacttcctttgaatataacgtacAAATAAATAGAGACGGAAATAAATGtgtacatataaaataaaagtcccctgaaataaataaaaataaaatttaggCTATTAAATtataatgactaatgcatatatttatgtaaagaggtGCAAAAAACAGAAGATCAGGAAGTTAGGCTACAAGTTTCCCTCAACTGCAGCCTGGGTTAAAGCAAAACTGGTAGGCTACACTGGTGCTATTGCCTTGGAAATGCAACATCTCAGAATATGAGTTGTTGCAATATGATATGTTTTCTAgtgatttaattttttgttatatgaaatagaaaatgaaaatcaaagcatgttttaaatttctctcatccccttttgacaataaaaggaaaaaaactcttggtatttcaattttaaattttgtattttaaaacaaaaatcaaacaaccactctttttaaaattttatgaCCAAAAGATACACTGACCAGTGTCTAACACCCTCATGTCTTTGTGCTGCTAAAGTGTCCTATTGTGATTCTGTCCTGAACATTTATAGCATTTGTCAACTGACTCTTTACATTTTGGTGTTTCAATTGGCCACTTTGCCAAACTACAAGGTCAGCTCTGTTTAATGAAATGCCCCAAATATGATATACAATTATTTTCATGAATAGAATAGAAGAGAATGTTGCTACATAACAACATTGTATGCACAAGCATGAGTACATAAAGGAGTGTTACGACATGTGAAATGCCTCTTCCCAATGAAAATGCAAAGGGTGTCAGTGTGGCAGACAGAAGGCAGGCAGGGCAACATTTTTGTCTCCAGTGtttgagagaaaacaaaagagcTTTTATACAATGAGCGAAGGAAAAAGTTTAACAGGACTAGGGTGAAATTGAGGCAGTTGTTTTGCAAGCCAATCATGTGTACTGGAGTACTGGAAAAAGGCTGAAGCTATAAAACTTATTATAAATCAAAAGAATTAACACAGTAGTTAGATCCTATAGTAAAAACACATTGTTTAGATAAGATTTATGCAACAGTTGTACACAATAATACAAAACCAGATTAAGCCTTGGGCGATATAAACCTTctaatagaaagaaagaacttGTGTTCCGAGTCAATGCATAGTAATTATCTTATTAGTATAAGATAATTGTGATTTCATAGCAGACAgtttgacatgtcatagcaggaaatgCTATGGGCGTAGCATTAATCCCTGGTATGATGCATGCtgtcttactgggacacttaaaTGGAACAGAGCCATCTTTGATTTATTACACCTGTTTCTCACCTGCTATGAcaggtcaaaatgtctgctgggaaaaaggtctattagaTGGAATACCATGCATCTTCATCAAGTTAGAGTACAAGCATCTGTCAAATGTGATTATTTTCAGCTCACAAAAGTAGTTGATTTTGTTCCCATGAATGTTAATAATTTAATATGTTGTCTTTGCTACCTAATTTGCCTTTTTGTGATAGCAACTCAGTATTAATACGTGCAAAAATGCAGAAATGTGTCTCTGGTTTGCATGTGCAAAGACTGCTATTAAAAAGGCTAAATTAAAACACACCAAATCACATCCAGAAAGGACACTTTATACAGTTACACAAAAGCTCATAAAAGATACATTAAAAGGAGCACCAGGTACTTGATAGTGAGGACTGAAGTAAGGTTAAACAAATAGATACAAAGTGCTGTTTGCGGAGGTTGCAAGCTGGCTTCAAAAGTGTCTGTTCTATAGATATTTCTCCCTGGGTAAGATGCAACACAGTCTAACATTTGAGAAATCTACAACTTAAAGTCAAAGACTTCAAACAGGTATCATCCCACATTAGTCATTTTACACTGCAGTAAAATGTGTGACATTCATTTTCCACATTGTACGATCTTTAAAtgaacagactgacagacattCTTCAGATGCAATCGAACCATCTGTCATCCCCTTTTCAGACCTCACCCTGCTTATCGGTGTGACTGCTGACTGAAGAGGCGTGTAATGGCAGCAGAGGCTTGGTTGATGATAGAGATAACTGAAAGGTTATCATTTTCTACTGGCATGCTTCTGTTAAGTGTAGGCTGCAATGATAATCATAAACCAGTAAAACTAGcttgtacatttttaataagTTAGACTTTAAGAAGTTGGCTGTGTTATTGTCATTAATTAaagtgtaactctcgccaaaatgcaacctagggtctttttgtgaatatacctgagtcaaacttttgtttaaaagcataactAGGAACGGAAGCggcacttttaagatttaccgtattgtcgttttcagtcaaatagccttttgaatgggagtgctaggggcactactatgatcacATCAACatcgctatttttaaaacactaagaaggctcgacacaacatgaaactttgctcgaagtatcaccaggggctctacacgtgaactccagcattgagaatATTGTTtatgtacacagagtttactaagaacaactcactttagcagATGGTTTTTCCAGTcaccatcttgccagtcaaaaagtGTCAATCTCCGAATGCGAACGAACGGACtctaggaggaaatgtcatagttatatgaggctcctttttcaactacaaggtcaatattgtttttcactaacgacaaaacaacaaattatctgtgcatttatatggaactaagctttaggagctttccatctatactctcctccctgtcacgttgcattcggagatcgactctTTTTGATTGGCAAGATGGCGGCGAGGTAGTGGTGTTTTTTTAGCGGTTGgtgcatagacagtatataatggaccaacagaccccgttgctctggacggagaccagtgaaggctattagaagcacttttccagtgatggccagctttactgcgcagcttccaactgagagaatgtgacgtgagcaacgtgtctgaaagttgtaagtcttctggtagctgtgccaagagaaatctcaatcattcccaatcttacagagacggagagcgtaggtatatgtaaggagataacataggcacatgctaattattgatcactaacatgctagttaacattagtaattaaacctaaacagctcatgtaagtcgaaactgcctgcaagcttatcctgtactatacggtaattcctctactatgtgacacaatcgttagcctatttttacaaaaacgtctgctacggagccataacgtgaggtacaaggtaatggagtcttttatacattgtcgtgtttctttaaaaataaacaacggacaaatagagtctttaaatgcttcagatgtaaagttattcgcagtcaagtgacgtaaaaaaaataatggcgGTCAGCGAAATGCTAatgggaggtgatggccaggtagcaacaaaatggcgccatagatggctcgagttttgaagcgaagcttacccccttgggttggtgccgtaattttaagccgagaaAGTGTGGCTGTCAGTTGGGTAGAGAGGATGACGAGGTCATGATGTTTTAGCAGTTGTTGCAGTAATTTTAAatatagtttctgtctcccccatgaggaagtaatgacaacaacactgtcggcacgtccacatgatacagccttccgtgatcgtgcacgcacccccacccctcctcaaCGCAGTTGCTAATATGCAAGGAGGATAcgtaggattaaaaaaaaaacatgatggactcttcagaagaggtaattatcttcactcaagcttCTGGGGgtaaagtcaccggacgacacaatcttctgagaaatacagagagttgtgtggagttgatagtcttaattagccagtagtcttaattagctagcaactcatttggcaatggcttgaatgtaacggacgttcattaatataaaaaagttacgcactaaagctttaagccgAGATAGGGTGGTTGTCAGTCCGGTACAGAGCTTGgcgtgagcacaggcttttatgaccgtcaacatagccagcatctaacgttagctactccgctgtgctgtggagtaatgtctggctttGTGAGACTGcgttctcaacctggcaacctccgtgaacttcgagtctagGGAGgcagacgactctctccagtattttgaatttggactgcagtaactattttaaactctagaataaaaacataaattccTTCATTAATACAGTTAATTATCCCAATCTTGAACATCTGGCCCTTTATGTGACAAAAATAACTTTGGCTGTCTTAGAACTGTCTTGCCCTCAACCTTAGGCCCCAAGTTTCACTGGAGCGAAATTGTCACtggtatgtgccatttctgtcacTGCCATGAGTGAATATTTTACAAGATAGCTACACATAGCAGTTTCTTCTATAGGAACGcattatgtatgtgtatgtgcccCTAAACTTGCTTTCAAGCAACCTAACAAGGAAGGCTGCAATTACAATCTTCCAAAGGTTCAAGATTAACCCTGTATTATTCAAAGGAATGTCCCTTCATtgagaaactttaaaatgtgGAATCACGGGTTtgacctgaaaaaaaaaacggaagaGCCCCTATCCACCAGTCATCACACCGGTGTTGATGAAGAGATTGCATAGAAGATGAAGGGGTATCCTGTCAGCCACATTCTTCCCTTTCGACTACCCCTCCTAGCCCTTCCCACTTTGCTGCGTATGGCAGCTATATAACCAAGGAGACCAAGAGATACTTTCAACTGCAGATCAACTTCAGtgatctacctacctacctgatCCAGATACGGACCTTCCAGCATGTCGTTCAGCAGCAGATCTTACGGCCAGAGGACCATGAGTGTTTACGGTGGAGCAGGTGGCCGTGGCACCCGCATCTCCTCATCCCAGCAGAGCTACGGAGCATCCTCTGGAGACTTCAACCTGTCTGATGGCCTGGACCTCCACGTCGGGGCCAACGAGAAGGCCACCATGCAGAACCTGAACGACCGTCTGGGCTCCTACCTGGAGAAGGTGCGCAATCTGGAAAAGGAGAACAACAGATTGGACAAGCAGATCAGAGAGTGGTACCAGAGCAGAACTGTCATCTGCCACGACTATACCAAATACTTTGCCATCATCGACGACCTGAAGGACAAGGTGAGACGAAGTagacagatgtgtgtgtttctgtgttttctgttatCTTCCTCTTCTCATCTTTCACTGTGGGTGTGGGAAGAGATAAGTATCTGTTGGTATGTAATAATTGCCAAAGGATGCAGTGTAGGTTTACTGCCGATGTATCAGGTAGTTGATACTATGAGCCAATATTTTACAGTACATCAATTTGCACAGGCTGCAAATTTCTTCATTTAAGCATAAAAATAGTTGTATATTTATGATTTTAATGATGCACATGTTAATATTTAAGTTTCATATTTGCAGTTACATTCCAACTTTGTACGAACCACATTTTAAGGGATCCTTTCCCAAAAAGATTAGAAATTGAAATCAACCATTAGATAAATCAATATAGCAGGTATTTGTTTTAACCCTCAAATATCCGTCACATAAATATTATATTGGATATGTGGAGCCCATACTGTACTGTTGTGTCAAGTAAAACTGTATAGAATATGAGGTTATTGTactttttctgacatgtttCCCTGTTTTTCTCCTCAGATTCGCATCGCCTCCAGGCTTAATGCCAAGTCAGTCCTGGACATTGATAACGCAAAACTGGCTGCTGATGATTTCAAAATGAAGTGAGTGTATCCCCCTGCCCCAATCTTGGATGATACAAAAGTAAAACTTTACATGCACATCAAAGCTAATCTCAACGACCCACTAAACCCTCCTGTGTTCCCCCATCAGGTATGAAAACGAGCTGGCCATGAGGATGGCTGTGGAGGCGGACATCTCTGGACTGAAGAGGGTGCTGGATGAGATGAACCTGGCCAAAATGGATCTGGAGAGTCAGTATGAGGCCCTGAAAGACGAGCTCATCATGCTCAAGAGGAATCACGAAGAGGTGAGAATGTATACAGTAGATGAAGTAGTGTATTGGTGCACCCATTTGGCCCAATTTGTTGATGGCAGTTTCACAATCATCAAAACTGATGAATTTGCATCTGTCGACACCCCTGATACATCCctccacacaaacacccacacctTGTATGCTCATAACCTGAAAGTGGTGGTGATTGATTAAACTCATCATCAATAGCTCTAGAGCTAAACACAGCAGCCATTCACAAAAAGCATGATTGACCATTAATCAaagcctaaccttaaccctctaTTTTGGCCTGAGCTGTTGAGAGTTCGCACACATGGCTTCTGCCTTACCTCTGATAACACTGAGGAAATCCCATGTTAGGTTAATGCTTTTATAAACAGGTCTGCcgccttttctctctttccccaGCGCTGCCCCTCTTCCCTCTACACACTTCCTTGTATTGTTCTCTCCCTCCATTAGCTCATTGctactgtttctctctctctctctctctctctctctctctctctctctctctctctatgtctcacacacacacaaacatacacacacacacacacacacaccttcatgtTCTTCAAAGATCAAAGAACCAAAAGCAATGCAAAACTATACAAAAAGAAACCATTGGATGCTGTTGttgtaataataacaaaattataaattatttattaatttgttaaGTTATTACACCAGCTGACTGAGGCATTGTCCTTTGTCCCCTACAGGAGTTGGCTCTTCTGAGGAGTCAGATGGGCGGCCAGGTCAATGTGGCCGTGGATGCTTCTCCCTCTACAGACCTGAACCAGGTTATGTCAGAGATCAGGGAACACTACGAGAGTGTGATCGGCAAGAACCGCAAGGAACTCGAGGTGTGGTACCAGAACAAGGTGAGAAGCTACAAATGCTTAGGAAACAGCCACTTCGGCCGCCTTCAAAGAGTTAAATTGAGGTTATTTAGCTAGATAGTACGTCAGTAATCTACCATAATTGTTGGGTGAAACAATAATTGTTGTTTCTCTGATCTGCCCAGATTACAGCAGTGGAGCAggaagtgaacacacacacagagattctGGTGACGTCCCGCACAGAGGTTAAGGACCTGAAGAACGCCCTCCAGAGGCTTCAGATTGAACTGCAGTCCCATTTGAGCATGGTATGTCAACAAACAGTAGGCtatattaaagcaacactagataacttttcccgctttggtccccctacaggttggaagcagaattgtccattacattacattatgcaagtttgccagatcaggtagcggatctgtagtttgaatgaACTGGACAGTGTAATataatggacaattccacttccaacctgtagggggaccgaagcaggaaaagttacatagtgttgctttaacaatAAAGATGTTTTATCCTTTGGATatgaccaagggggtaagcttcgcttcagaactcgaacctccgatggcgccattttgttgctacaaagcgatcacctcttgttagcattccactgaccgccattttttttttacgtcacttgactgcgaataactttacatctgaagcgtttaaagactctatttgtccattgtttatttctaaagaaacacgacaatgtataaaaggctccattaccttgtacctcacgttatggctccgtaacagacgtttttgaaaaaataggttaacgattgtgtcataaccaagtgacttactgtcgcacagtagaggaattaccgtatagtacaggagaagcttgcaggcagtttggacttacattagcatgttagttatcaataattagcctgtgcctatgttatctccttacatatacctacgctctccgtctctgtaagattggaaatgattgagatttctcttggcacagctaccagaagacttacaactttcagacacgttgctcacgtcacatttacgttgtctctgtcagttggaggctgcacagtaaagcaagagatcaccggaaaagtgattctaatagccttcactggtctccgtccagagcaacggggtctgttggtccattatatacaacactgtagatgtttaaagaaATAGTTGATATTTTGGGAAACACACTTATAATCTTCGTTGCTGAGAGATAAGAAGACTGATATCACTCATATCTGTGAAATATTAAGCTAATTTaaagccagcagctggttagcttagctatGCAGTTAGCATGAACACAGTAACTTCCAGGAATCCACAGTGTGTCACTTTTACACAGAcactaaacaaacaagataattTGTGAGCTTTAAAGATGTTGGGAGGGAAGCAGATTTTGTTAGTGactgagccaggctagctgttttacCAATTTCAGTCGTTATGCTAAGCTATAAGCTAACCGGCGGCTTGCTGCAGTTTCATATTTAgtagaccatggatgtataacaAGAACTGGATACAGCATTGGAGGCGGAGCCCCGTTATTTCCTGTCAGAGTTGCTCAGTGGTGCATGAAGCCAAAAATATTCAAGTTCCACGTATAAAATTACCCAGATTAGCTGCGcagtcagccctatgttcccacagccctatgttcccacatttctaggacattttcaaaattaggtcttgtgttcctacatttctcttaaatttaagccctatcctccaacaacattttttaaggTTAGGTCTAGGAGTTAGGGTTatggggataaaatctgatacaaatttatgataaaggaaatgtgggaacatagggcctaattttggaaaaaaatcttagaaatgtgggaacatagggctgtgggaacatagggctgtgtctccattcttgcctaattttcagtgaaaaaaaaatctgcgcTGCTTTCACACTATGGGCCCGTAGAGCATGCAGGCGCACTAGACATCTAACCGTTTTAGCACTTTGCTAACTTGAATGGGGAAGAAATGATTTAAACGTGTGGCTCTTCTagacttttcaaatgttcttaTAAAGAAACGTATCATTTTGCGGGGGGGTTTGTGACACTCAAGAAAATGTATCCACTAATGTACAGATGTCTCTTTCACCATGTAACTCtggaaaaaagtattttggaCCCCATGGAATCAGGTGATGGACAGAAGAGTTGTAATGCCACTGTTTGGCCTCTATGTCAAATTGGCTTTAAAATCCGCTTCAACTCCATGGGGCCTGTAGCAGACATGTTAGTGGATTCACTGTTCTCAAATAACTGCAAGAAAGCGAAAAAGGGTAATTCCAAAATGCACAGAACCACTTGCTGCTAGTTACACACTCACGCCAACAAGCCTTGCAGCACATTTTTACCAGCAACAGGTAACATCTCTGAATTTGAATCACTGACTGCCTAAATTTCTTCCACCAACCACAACAGAAAGCGTCTCTGGAGGGCACACTGGCAGAGACTCAGGCGTGCTACGCTGCACAGCTAGCAAGCCTCCAGAACATGGTCACAAGCCTGGAGGCTCAGCTGTCCCAGCTCCACGCCAACATCGCCAGCAACAAGCAGGAGTACGACATGCTGCTAGACCTCAAGACCCGGCTGGAGCTGGAGATCGCTGAGTACAGGAGGTTGCTGGATGGGGAGGATGACAGGTGAGACCTggtgaagagagagaaacactgaCTGGACAGGGGGATTACAGAGAAATAATATCCACTCCAgctaaaaacatttaataacaaTGTGGATATGTTCTGGactaatgttttcttctttctttttctctccattaCCAGTTCAAGACAAGGTGAGCATTTTTTCACATGCATatcatttgtattttttccagTCTTTAAATCTTCCAGTTTTAACTGAGTGTAAGAAAGGTAATGTGATTTGCTCTTGATTGTtgcatctttttgtttttctcagtgGTCAAAAAGGTCATCACAGTGGTGGAGACAGTTGTGGATGGAAGGGTGGTCGAGAGCAGCAAGACTGTTGATACGGACGTCGATGAGATTAAGTGATAAATTGGAAGCAATaacaaaaatcaataaagaTCATGCAGTTGAATTAAACAttcttatgtatttatttttatattttataataaataGAATACTCCACATTGTCCCTCACTGATGAATAATGAATGTTGTTGTACTGTACAGAAGTACATATCAGATACGGTTGCCAATAGTTTAAACTTACTCATCCATGCTttattcaacgtttttttttgttttttagtaaaaaaaactgGTGCAAACCATGCACTGTTGTACTTCGAGTAAGTCTCAACCCTTAAAAggatatttcactttttttaaacttgtaaaAAATCAGCAGTCTTACCTCTATCTAAAGTCATCTACAGATAAGCTAGCTCCCTATCGTCCTCTGTCAACACCACCATTCCTCCCAGGTGTCAGGCTTCTCATTCACTTCCATTAATTTTGAGGACTAAGTCTTCATATAATACTTCTGAATTATAAACAAGCAATACAGCAATATTAtctgtaatatttttttctgtggtcAAAggtaattgttttattttagctAATATTGTAATTTTCAAATTATAAGTGTAGGAACTACATTGAACATACTATGTATTAtaaattatatacagtatacctcAAGAATTTCATTAATTCACTTAAAGCACCCTATGACCACTTAGAGTAACTTATAATCACTTTATAACAGTGATTataatgcattaaaaaaagataGACTATGATAACTTGCTAAcagtttttataaatgttaataCACTTTGACAtttagactactgcaactccctcctggcTGGTCTGCCTGCAAGTTGGGGGTGGTGATAGCGcagtgcagtggatatgacacattcctttggtgtgggagacctgggttcaaatcccactgagatacatcaaccaatgtgtccctgagcaagacacttaacccctagttgctccagaggcgtgcaacctctgacatacatagcaattgtaagtcgctttggataaaagtgtcagttaaatgaaatgtaatgtaaaagtgCCATCCAACCCCTGCAGGTCATTCAGACTTCAGCAGCTTGACTCGAGTTCTCTCACATTACACCCCTCCTCTGCTCCCTTCTTAAACCTTATACCCTTCAGtccactccgctctgcatcagccaatctACTTGCTGCTCTCTCACTGTGAGGGCTAAAGCTGAGAACAGGAAATATGTCCaagcaacaacatatctgagtccaagcataAAGTATGAGCAGAAGAACAGCAAATTCAAACGCGaaaagtggttatttgagtgtgagagcaaggttttgatttgatttgattgattattacaaaatctaaaCGTGAAATCAATGAAAAATcatctcaaattgaaagaacgCGCTCTTGAAGAAAGATAGGAATAAAACTTCATATCCattgtcctggctcctaaatggtggaatgagctcccctTAACATCAGGACAACTGAAAGTCTACACATCTTCTGCGGCTGGCTAAAAACTCTTCCGACTGCACCTTAGCTAAGGAAATTATGCTATTAAAAACATTGCATTTACATGTTGCACTTACATGTGGCTCTATGTAgattggcttttttttaaagttaatgtATTTTGTTCTCCATTCTTGCTGTTTGTATTTTGTACCTTCATGGTTGAATGAACTTATTGGAAGTTGCTTTGGagaaaagcgtcagctaaatgaaatgttATGTAATGTAAACATAAATGCTTCATAAACTTCTTCAACCCGGCACCACAGAAAATCACCACAGTTTCAAGATTGgtgtcaccaattcagtatcCAGCCAAATGTGATATATGGTCACTATCTCCCCTTCTGTTTCTGAGTTATGGTGTTGAATATTGGccataaaagtgtgtttgcacaacattatgatgtcacagtgaagttgacctttgacctaatGGATATAAAATTCCATAATTTCATAATTTTATCctattagacatttgtgtgaaatgtcaTAATATggccaaaaacatgttttgtgaCCATTGATTTCCAAAGTCCAGTCAGTTCGCTCTTGAGTCCAAGTGCACGTTTGTGCCAGAGGTGAAGGCATTCCCAATATGCTGTGTTCAGGAGAATGGGAGAGACATGAGGTAACAGTGATCGTGACCTCAATAATTCCCTCCAAGGGTTCGACAAAAATGGGACTGACATACGTACAGATGGACATGTGGACAACAAGAAAACAATGCCTCTGGCCACGGTGTTCGCCGACGCAAAGGCATAAAAATCTCTGCACCTCAGGGATGTGGAGATGTTGAATATGACGTAAAAGGTATATTATGATGTGGTATACGTTGGCTGCAGAGGTAGGTAAGTAGTGTACAAAGCGTTAATTAGAAATTATTTGCTATACAATCTGGTTTGTTGTGCTGTCATATGGAACTAAACGGTAGGCTAAATGTGCGGTAAAACGAgctaaaaaaaaggcaa is a window from the Perca fluviatilis chromosome 1, GENO_Pfluv_1.0, whole genome shotgun sequence genome containing:
- the LOC120561603 gene encoding keratin, type I cytoskeletal 13-like, with translation MSFSSRSYGQRTMSVYGGAGGRGTRISSSQQSYGASSGDFNLSDGLDLHVGANEKATMQNLNDRLGSYLEKVRNLEKENNRLDKQIREWYQSRTVICHDYTKYFAIIDDLKDKIRIASRLNAKSVLDIDNAKLAADDFKMKYENELAMRMAVEADISGLKRVLDEMNLAKMDLESQYEALKDELIMLKRNHEEELALLRSQMGGQVNVAVDASPSTDLNQVMSEIREHYESVIGKNRKELEVWYQNKITAVEQEVNTHTEILVTSRTEVKDLKNALQRLQIELQSHLSMKASLEGTLAETQACYAAQLASLQNMVTSLEAQLSQLHANIASNKQEYDMLLDLKTRLELEIAEYRRLLDGEDDSSRQVVKKVITVVETVVDGRVVESSKTVDTDVDEIK